One genomic region from Ptychodera flava strain L36383 chromosome 5, AS_Pfla_20210202, whole genome shotgun sequence encodes:
- the LOC139132638 gene encoding uncharacterized protein, with the protein MGLIESHTPKDLGSDFSHELGIFCLTRAAVSFFTDDKEDLGTKEAEFGNMLAEAGPSTDEPQNTAPSSESLKRTSDETTRCKTKTGSKRSCSDTTSSSRQKKSRSAKDTFRIEANGDPGQSSDEPFIVPTCNTNVPVSL; encoded by the exons ATGGgactaatagaatctcacacccccaaggacctgggatcagatttctcacacgagttggggatattttgtctcacacgagccgcag TTTCCTTTTTTACAGATGACAAAGAAGATCTCGGAACAAAAGAGGCAGAATTTGGTAATATGTTGGCAGAGGCAGGTCCTTCAACCGATGAGCCCCAGAATACAGCTCCGTCTAGCGAATCACTGAAAAGA ACGTCTGATGAAACTACGagatgcaaaacaaagacaGGCAGCAAAAGG TCATGTAGTGATACTACTAGCAGTTCAAGGCAGAAGAAATCCAGGTCAGCTAAAGAT accTTCAGGATTGAGGCGAACGGCGATCCAGGCCAATCTTCCGACGAACCCTTCATCGTACCCACATGCAATACCAACGTTCCCGTGTCATTGTAA